The following are encoded together in the Gemmatimonadota bacterium genome:
- a CDS encoding GNAT family N-acetyltransferase: MSVPVELRTARLVLRPWRAEDAAAMLPILETNWAHLSPWIPARVATPAPVPELAERLAGFGAAFAGDREWRYGMFTNEGDRMLGEVSLFPRASSGRVPLAEADRAELGYWLRADETGRGYVTEAVGVVLELARTMPQLQQVEIRCDARNAASAAVPRRLGFTLATTLAEPGVRPDEPMVQLQVWTRANVG; the protein is encoded by the coding sequence ATGTCCGTTCCCGTCGAGCTACGAACCGCCCGCCTCGTCCTGCGCCCGTGGCGCGCGGAGGACGCGGCCGCGATGCTCCCCATCCTCGAGACCAACTGGGCGCACCTCTCCCCTTGGATCCCGGCGCGTGTTGCGACGCCGGCACCCGTTCCCGAACTGGCCGAGCGCCTGGCGGGCTTTGGCGCGGCGTTCGCGGGCGATCGCGAGTGGCGCTACGGGATGTTCACGAACGAGGGCGATCGGATGCTGGGTGAGGTGTCGCTCTTTCCGCGTGCGTCGTCGGGGCGTGTGCCACTCGCCGAGGCCGATCGCGCGGAGCTTGGCTACTGGCTGCGGGCGGACGAGACGGGGCGCGGCTACGTGACCGAGGCGGTGGGTGTGGTGCTCGAGCTGGCGCGGACGATGCCGCAGCTGCAACAGGTCGAGATCCGGTGCGACGCGCGCAATGCCGCGAGCGCGGCGGTGCCACGACGACTGGGCTTCACCCTGGCGACGACGCTGGCGGAGCCAGGGGTGCGGCCCGACGAGCCAATGGTTCAGCTGCAGGTGTGGACACGAGCCAACGTCGGGTAG
- a CDS encoding gamma-glutamyltransferase, translated as MTRLPASRRTTLLAALALGACARPTLSTDDLSPAYGKRVEGSRGMVAASHPDAAAAGAEILRAGGNAADAAVATAFALSVTDISQTGLGGGGALTFYDARRQKAEHLSFYPRTGGDSAWAKVDTGAAAARALGRAAAVPGMVAGLLETQRRFGRLSRVQVMAPAIRLARDGFVVSPLLSRTIASSRAKLNAYPAARAIFLPDSEPLRPGALLVQPALAATLEGIAAGGAEAFYKGAIAEQLARDVQARGGLITAHDMSRYPVAEMIPLCAAWRGFTVLSAPPPMGGSAVLEMLQMAEATGITSAGGFTDRPAAVTSLAGVMRTAQADAGWWRGDPQVMAVPARGVASAEYARDRAQVAAGPVVDSVKRGDAWTHDAAALPAACASYPYASATRPASNAGSSHDADAPNDEGTSFTSHLSVVDAEGNAVSATTTVGVLFGSGVYTGGFFLNSSAANLDARTRGPNRYANSTMSPTLVLDGGKVRLVIGAAGSQYIQPAIAQVTVRILAFNEDPGRAITAPRIQTSVGRREVEVEPGFSSEVYAALVAAGYRPASRVADIAFGGVHGVYVRRDGMRIGIADPRRDGVARGQ; from the coding sequence ATGACTCGCCTCCCCGCCTCCCGCCGCACCACCCTGCTGGCCGCCCTCGCGCTCGGCGCCTGCGCCCGGCCCACCCTGTCGACCGACGACCTCTCCCCGGCGTACGGCAAGCGCGTGGAGGGGAGCCGGGGGATGGTCGCCGCCTCTCACCCCGATGCGGCGGCCGCCGGTGCGGAGATTCTGCGCGCAGGGGGCAACGCGGCCGACGCCGCCGTCGCGACGGCCTTCGCGCTTTCGGTCACCGACATCTCGCAAACCGGGCTTGGCGGAGGCGGGGCGCTCACCTTCTACGACGCGCGCCGGCAGAAGGCCGAGCATCTCTCGTTCTATCCCCGCACGGGGGGCGACAGCGCGTGGGCCAAGGTCGACACCGGGGCCGCGGCTGCGCGTGCCCTTGGACGCGCGGCGGCGGTGCCGGGGATGGTCGCCGGCCTGCTCGAGACACAGCGCCGCTTCGGCAGGCTCTCGCGCGTACAGGTCATGGCCCCTGCCATTCGTCTCGCGCGCGACGGCTTCGTCGTGAGCCCATTGCTCTCACGCACCATCGCCTCGTCGCGCGCCAAGCTTAACGCGTATCCGGCCGCGCGCGCGATCTTCCTCCCCGACTCCGAGCCGCTGCGCCCGGGCGCGCTCCTCGTGCAGCCGGCACTCGCCGCGACGCTCGAAGGCATTGCCGCGGGTGGCGCAGAGGCCTTCTACAAGGGAGCGATCGCCGAGCAGCTCGCGCGCGACGTGCAGGCGCGCGGCGGTTTGATCACCGCTCACGACATGTCGCGGTATCCCGTGGCCGAGATGATCCCGCTGTGTGCCGCGTGGCGCGGCTTCACCGTGCTGTCGGCGCCGCCCCCGATGGGGGGCTCGGCGGTGCTGGAGATGCTGCAGATGGCCGAGGCGACGGGGATCACCAGCGCGGGCGGATTCACCGATCGTCCCGCGGCCGTCACCTCGCTCGCCGGCGTGATGCGCACGGCGCAGGCAGACGCCGGGTGGTGGCGTGGCGATCCGCAGGTGATGGCGGTCCCTGCGCGAGGCGTGGCGAGCGCCGAGTACGCGCGCGATCGTGCGCAGGTGGCAGCGGGGCCGGTGGTCGACTCGGTGAAGCGTGGCGACGCGTGGACCCACGATGCCGCGGCGCTTCCGGCCGCTTGCGCGTCGTATCCCTACGCCAGCGCCACGCGCCCGGCGAGCAACGCCGGTTCGTCGCACGACGCCGACGCCCCTAACGACGAAGGGACCAGCTTCACCTCGCACCTGAGCGTGGTCGATGCCGAAGGGAACGCCGTCTCGGCGACCACCACGGTGGGCGTGCTGTTCGGTTCGGGGGTCTACACGGGGGGCTTCTTCCTCAACTCGTCCGCCGCCAACCTCGACGCGCGCACGCGCGGCCCCAACCGTTACGCCAACTCCACCATGTCACCCACCCTGGTGCTCGACGGGGGGAAGGTGCGCCTCGTGATCGGAGCGGCGGGATCGCAGTACATCCAGCCCGCCATCGCACAGGTGACGGTACGGATCCTCGCGTTCAATGAGGACCCGGGGCGCGCGATCACCGCGCCGCGCATCCAGACGAGCGTGGGTCGGCGCGAGGTGGAGGTGGAGCCGGGGTTCAGCTCGGAGGTGTATGCCGCGCTCGTGGCCGCGGGGTATCGTCCGGCCAGCCGCGTCGCCGACATCGCCTTTGGCGGGGTGCACGGCGTGTATGTGCGCCGCGACGGGATGCGGATCGGCATCGCCGACCCGCGCCGGGATGGGGTGGCGCGGGGGCAGTAG
- a CDS encoding MBL fold metallo-hydrolase, with translation MPHPTSSLSAAPNATAAHLAPHAWRTVSRVAVATRLAAVALLIAACQGAAPGETAPAGVSASVASANAKVAQQLTRADTLDMVEAQRGFVARPTGKLVADDGSVLQDFDAFAFVKGEAPSTVNPSLWRHAILNAQVGLFKVTDGIYQLRGFDIANITLVEGATGWIVVDALTSRESAAAAMAFARQQLGDKPVTALVFTHSHADHFGGALGVIGADEAKRRAVPIIAPERFMEEATSENILVGTAMTRRSSYQFGRDLERSATGLVDTGLGKGVVYGQVGILQPTMLIEQPTQDLELDGVRFVFHNVPGAEAPSELTFTIPARKAYGGAENLAQTMHNLLPVRGAKVRDALRWSTYLQEALEQAADAEVYFGQHNWPVWGKERIAAFITAHRDVYKYTHDQTVRLINAGYTPREIADKVQLPASLQAAFGARGYYGDLRHNVKAVYQFYLGSYDGNPANLDPLPPQESASRYVELLGGVDKVVAAARTAYDRGELRWAAELLNHAVLAHPDHDGARALLGRCYEQMAYGAEAATWRNSYLTAAAELRDGPPTRGTDKRLVLDMLLNTPIERFLEAMAASLDGPAAEGKDWTINLVLSDTRETYVLWIEHAVLHFRKGAPARGANATLTLPKDFFVRMMAGSVGLSDAIQSDAVQVTGSTVELLRFLSLIDKPKGTFPIVTR, from the coding sequence AGGGGTGAGCGCCAGCGTTGCGAGCGCGAACGCCAAGGTCGCGCAGCAACTCACCCGCGCCGACACGCTGGACATGGTCGAGGCGCAGCGCGGCTTCGTGGCGCGTCCGACGGGCAAGCTCGTCGCGGACGACGGCTCGGTGCTCCAGGACTTCGACGCCTTCGCGTTCGTGAAAGGTGAGGCGCCGTCGACCGTGAACCCCAGCCTCTGGCGGCACGCGATACTCAACGCGCAGGTCGGGCTGTTCAAGGTGACCGACGGCATCTACCAGTTGCGCGGCTTCGATATCGCCAACATCACGCTCGTCGAGGGAGCGACCGGGTGGATCGTGGTCGATGCCCTCACCAGCCGCGAGAGCGCGGCCGCGGCGATGGCCTTCGCGCGCCAGCAGCTTGGCGACAAGCCGGTCACCGCGCTGGTCTTCACGCACTCCCACGCCGATCACTTCGGCGGCGCCCTCGGCGTCATCGGCGCCGATGAGGCGAAGCGGCGGGCGGTGCCCATCATCGCGCCCGAACGGTTCATGGAGGAAGCGACCAGCGAGAACATCCTGGTGGGAACGGCGATGACTCGGCGCTCGTCCTACCAGTTCGGCCGCGACCTCGAGCGCTCGGCGACCGGACTGGTCGACACGGGGCTTGGGAAAGGGGTCGTGTACGGGCAGGTGGGGATCCTGCAGCCGACGATGCTGATCGAACAGCCGACGCAGGACCTGGAGCTCGATGGAGTGCGCTTCGTCTTCCACAACGTTCCAGGGGCCGAGGCGCCCTCGGAGCTCACCTTCACCATCCCGGCGCGCAAGGCGTACGGGGGCGCCGAGAATCTCGCGCAGACGATGCACAACCTGCTCCCGGTGCGCGGGGCCAAGGTGCGCGATGCGCTGCGGTGGTCCACCTACCTGCAGGAGGCGCTGGAGCAGGCGGCAGACGCCGAGGTGTATTTCGGGCAGCACAACTGGCCAGTCTGGGGGAAGGAGCGCATCGCCGCCTTCATCACCGCGCATCGCGACGTCTACAAGTACACCCACGACCAGACGGTGCGCCTCATCAACGCGGGCTACACACCGCGCGAGATCGCCGACAAGGTGCAGCTGCCGGCGTCGTTGCAGGCGGCGTTCGGGGCGCGCGGCTACTACGGCGACCTGCGCCACAACGTGAAGGCGGTGTACCAGTTCTACCTGGGGAGCTACGACGGCAACCCGGCCAACCTCGATCCCCTGCCGCCCCAGGAGTCGGCGTCGCGCTACGTCGAGTTGTTAGGCGGCGTCGACAAGGTCGTCGCAGCGGCCCGCACCGCCTACGATCGCGGAGAGCTGCGCTGGGCGGCCGAGCTGCTCAACCACGCGGTGCTGGCACACCCTGATCACGACGGTGCGCGCGCGTTGCTGGGGCGGTGCTACGAACAGATGGCGTATGGCGCCGAGGCGGCGACGTGGCGCAACAGTTACCTCACGGCGGCCGCCGAGCTGCGCGACGGCCCGCCGACACGCGGCACCGACAAGCGCCTGGTGCTCGACATGCTGCTCAACACGCCCATCGAGCGCTTTCTCGAGGCGATGGCGGCCAGCCTCGATGGTCCGGCCGCCGAGGGGAAGGACTGGACGATCAACCTCGTGCTCTCCGACACGCGCGAGACGTACGTGCTGTGGATCGAGCACGCGGTGCTGCACTTCAGGAAGGGGGCGCCCGCGCGCGGGGCGAACGCGACGCTCACGCTTCCCAAGGACTTCTTCGTGCGCATGATGGCCGGGAGCGTGGGGCTCTCGGATGCGATACAGAGCGATGCGGTGCAGGTGACGGGGAGCACGGTGGAGCTGCTGCGCTTCCTGTCGTTGATCGACAAACCGAAGGGGACGTTCCCGATCGTGACGCGGTGA
- a CDS encoding beta-galactosidase — MSIGVFYYPEQWPRSQWKRDIDAMATLGFDFTHYAEFSWTYLEPEEGRFAFAWLDEAIALASKAGLRVILGTPSAAPPSWMGDRYPEVYRVDERGQRHEHGIRAEVSLANPKYQAFVDRLVTRLAQRYGKDPRVWGWQVDNEPGTFSDFSESARRNFQRWLRQKYGTIDAMNAAWGGSFWSTRYGSFAEVRLPNAVLAAEDKLSPHAQLDLARFNADVTARFLDRQAAIIKRHARAGQWVTTNYTNITTSTDPRRSRGMDFVTFTLYPVAGNNILGGDSYAIGDPTRLMEAAAYYRPITGTFGVMELQPGQVNWASVNPQPMPGAVGMWMWHAFGAGASLLSTYRFRHPLRGSEMYHEGIVGTDGVTLSKSGGEYVETMRAIQRVQSRLDSTAALPPRLAARRTGILWSHDNFWDLEIQPQTTEWKTWAHRNPYTMAVKSTGAPMDFIAEGDDFSRYPFIVAPAYQMVSDALVAKWRRYVEQGGHLVLTSRSGQKNALGHFPEAPWATPIVDLIGADVEGFDMLPTTISARVARGGRQHAWHRWGDILAPRAGTEVLATYADRHYAGKAAAITRTLGRGSVTMIGVSTDDGALEREIVREVYRRANVAIEELPPGVFVEWREGVYVAVNYNPAPVALALPSNAEVLHGTTPLAPARALVWRER; from the coding sequence ATGTCGATCGGCGTCTTCTACTACCCCGAGCAGTGGCCCCGCTCGCAATGGAAGCGCGACATCGACGCCATGGCGACGCTCGGCTTCGACTTCACGCACTACGCCGAATTCAGCTGGACCTACCTCGAGCCCGAGGAAGGGCGCTTCGCCTTCGCCTGGCTCGACGAGGCGATCGCGCTCGCCAGCAAGGCGGGGCTGCGCGTCATTCTTGGCACCCCATCGGCCGCGCCGCCGAGCTGGATGGGCGATCGGTATCCCGAGGTCTATCGCGTCGACGAACGCGGCCAGCGCCACGAGCACGGGATCCGCGCCGAGGTGTCGCTCGCCAATCCGAAGTACCAGGCGTTCGTCGATCGGCTCGTGACGCGTTTGGCACAGCGCTACGGCAAGGACCCGCGCGTGTGGGGGTGGCAGGTCGACAACGAGCCCGGGACCTTCAGCGACTTCAGCGAGAGCGCGCGCCGTAACTTCCAGCGCTGGCTGCGCCAGAAGTACGGGACCATCGACGCGATGAACGCCGCGTGGGGCGGGAGCTTCTGGAGTACGCGCTATGGGAGCTTCGCCGAGGTGCGGCTGCCTAACGCCGTGCTGGCCGCCGAGGACAAGCTCAGCCCGCATGCCCAGCTCGACCTCGCGCGCTTCAACGCCGACGTGACCGCACGCTTCCTCGACCGGCAGGCGGCCATCATCAAGCGGCACGCGCGTGCCGGGCAGTGGGTCACGACCAACTACACCAACATCACCACCAGCACCGACCCGCGCCGCAGTCGCGGGATGGACTTCGTCACCTTCACCCTGTACCCCGTCGCCGGCAACAACATCCTCGGAGGCGACAGCTACGCCATCGGCGATCCCACGCGCTTGATGGAGGCGGCGGCGTACTATCGCCCGATCACGGGGACGTTCGGCGTGATGGAACTGCAGCCGGGGCAGGTGAACTGGGCCTCGGTGAACCCGCAGCCGATGCCTGGCGCGGTGGGGATGTGGATGTGGCATGCGTTCGGCGCCGGCGCCTCGCTGCTCAGCACGTATCGCTTTCGCCATCCGCTGCGCGGGAGCGAGATGTACCACGAAGGGATCGTCGGCACTGACGGCGTGACGCTGTCGAAGAGTGGCGGCGAGTACGTGGAGACGATGCGAGCCATTCAGCGTGTGCAGTCGCGACTTGACTCGACCGCAGCGCTCCCGCCGCGCCTCGCGGCGCGCCGCACCGGCATCCTCTGGAGCCACGACAACTTCTGGGACCTGGAGATCCAGCCCCAAACGACCGAGTGGAAGACGTGGGCCCATCGCAACCCATACACGATGGCGGTGAAGAGCACCGGCGCCCCCATGGACTTCATCGCCGAGGGGGATGACTTCAGTCGTTACCCCTTCATCGTGGCGCCAGCGTACCAGATGGTGAGCGATGCGCTCGTGGCCAAGTGGCGACGCTACGTCGAGCAGGGGGGGCACCTGGTGCTCACCAGTCGCAGCGGACAGAAGAACGCGCTCGGGCACTTTCCCGAGGCGCCGTGGGCCACGCCGATCGTCGACCTCATCGGCGCTGACGTCGAGGGATTCGACATGCTGCCGACGACCATCAGCGCGCGGGTGGCGCGAGGCGGACGGCAACACGCGTGGCATCGCTGGGGCGACATCCTGGCACCTCGCGCGGGGACCGAGGTGCTCGCCACCTACGCCGATCGACACTACGCCGGGAAAGCGGCGGCGATCACGCGCACGCTCGGTCGTGGCAGCGTCACGATGATCGGTGTCTCCACCGACGATGGCGCGCTGGAGCGCGAGATCGTGCGCGAGGTCTATCGCCGGGCCAACGTCGCGATCGAGGAACTACCGCCGGGGGTGTTCGTCGAGTGGCGCGAGGGCGTGTACGTAGCGGTGAACTACAACCCGGCACCTGTGGCGCTCGCGCTGCCGTCGAACGCGGAGGTGCTGCATGGGACGACGCCACTGGCGCCGGCGCGGGCGCTGGTGTGGAGGGAGCGGTAG
- a CDS encoding polysaccharide deacetylase yields MNRSIAVAAMCALAPLLTAGAQTPPRQPGTTWSDEQLRKAVAPVRAGRRLTPKSWPNGARVAVSITFDDDNESYMLAAGETSPTTLSSGEFGAKSGLPRILRLLDKYQLPSTFFIPAVSAMLHPEMIPAIMKSGRHEIGVHGWIHEYPPATGSAEEEERLLNKAIDYLTTATGKRPVGYRAPAWAFSANTLDLVRKAGFLYESSLQAMDEPYEIVANGEPTGLVELGIDWSLTESVYLGRSGAMPSPEALFQLFREEFDGAYAERTMFVLTLHPHIVGHRAPMQHLEKLIAYMRSKPGVWFATTEQIARYVKEQARMK; encoded by the coding sequence ATGAACCGATCGATCGCCGTCGCCGCCATGTGTGCCCTGGCGCCACTCCTCACCGCTGGCGCCCAGACACCGCCCCGCCAGCCCGGGACCACATGGAGCGACGAACAGCTCCGCAAGGCCGTAGCCCCCGTGCGCGCCGGCCGCCGGCTCACCCCCAAGTCGTGGCCTAACGGGGCACGCGTCGCCGTCAGCATCACCTTCGACGACGACAACGAATCCTACATGCTGGCAGCCGGCGAGACCTCGCCCACGACCCTCTCATCGGGCGAATTCGGCGCCAAGTCGGGACTGCCGCGCATCCTCCGCTTGCTCGACAAGTACCAGCTCCCGTCGACCTTCTTCATCCCCGCCGTGAGCGCCATGCTCCACCCGGAGATGATCCCCGCCATCATGAAGTCAGGGCGCCACGAGATCGGCGTGCACGGCTGGATTCACGAGTATCCTCCCGCCACCGGCAGCGCCGAAGAGGAGGAGCGGTTGCTGAACAAGGCGATCGATTACCTCACGACTGCCACCGGCAAGCGCCCGGTAGGCTACCGTGCGCCAGCATGGGCCTTCAGTGCCAACACGCTCGACCTCGTGCGCAAGGCGGGGTTCCTGTATGAGAGCAGCCTCCAGGCCATGGACGAGCCATACGAGATCGTCGCCAACGGCGAGCCGACGGGGCTGGTGGAACTCGGGATCGACTGGAGCCTGACCGAGTCGGTCTACCTCGGCCGGAGCGGCGCCATGCCGTCGCCCGAAGCGCTCTTCCAGCTGTTCCGGGAGGAGTTCGACGGCGCGTATGCCGAGCGGACGATGTTCGTGCTCACCCTGCATCCGCATATCGTCGGGCATCGCGCTCCCATGCAGCACCTGGAGAAGCTCATCGCGTACATGAGGTCGAAGCCCGGCGTCTGGTTCGCGACCACCGAGCAGATCGCGCGCTACGTGAAGGAGCAGGCGCGCATGAAGTAG
- a CDS encoding beta-lactamase family protein, whose product MNAQRLLCAAALAVGATTVTTTAGAQALTPVQRTRIDSVFASFDGTTRPGCAVGVGQGGVSLYERAYGMSDLQHGVPLSPQSIFHVASVSKQFAAFAVALLAQDGKLSLDDDVRKHIPELPSYGHTITLRHLIYHTSGIRDQWELLGMAGWRYPVDLFTQDDVLDIVSRQKELNFTPGDEYLYSNSGYSLLAMTVQRVSGKSLREFSDERIFKPLGMARTHVHDDHAMIVPGRTSAYEAGPGGWKISIPSFDTHGATSLFTTVGDLLKWQHNFEAMTVGTSALMKDALTSAVLNNGKPANYGFGISIEKFRGTEAFGHGGADAGYRADIVRFPQHHLEVAVACNFAEATPNVHSRAVAGVVLEGKLDPAPVAAAVAGKPVALSASRLAQLAGTYKARTNDQVLLLSAKEGTLVIDNYGIPMQPVDDRHFTVFATPVEFTGEANAIPTGMEVAALGASMVRMPAFSPRAAGLAQYVGEYWSDELRVSYRVSLKDSTLVLHPFKQSSQPLRPAFADAFVSGQAGTVRFTRTKGVVTGFRLTGGRTRNMAFVKSRAAR is encoded by the coding sequence ATGAACGCACAGCGACTACTCTGCGCCGCGGCACTCGCGGTGGGCGCGACCACCGTGACCACGACGGCCGGCGCGCAGGCACTCACCCCGGTCCAGCGCACGCGCATCGACAGCGTCTTCGCGAGCTTCGACGGCACGACGCGCCCGGGATGCGCGGTGGGGGTGGGGCAGGGCGGGGTCTCGCTCTACGAGCGCGCCTACGGGATGTCCGACCTGCAGCACGGCGTCCCGCTGTCGCCGCAGTCGATCTTCCACGTGGCGTCGGTCTCCAAGCAGTTCGCGGCCTTCGCGGTCGCGCTGCTGGCGCAGGACGGCAAGCTGTCGCTCGACGACGACGTGCGGAAACACATCCCCGAGCTCCCCAGCTACGGCCACACGATCACGCTTCGCCACCTGATCTACCACACCAGCGGCATTCGCGACCAGTGGGAACTGCTCGGGATGGCCGGGTGGCGCTACCCGGTCGACCTTTTCACGCAGGACGACGTGCTCGACATCGTCAGCCGGCAGAAGGAGCTCAACTTCACCCCGGGCGACGAGTACCTCTACAGCAACTCCGGCTACTCGCTCCTGGCGATGACGGTGCAACGTGTGTCGGGGAAGTCGCTGCGGGAGTTCAGCGACGAGCGGATCTTCAAGCCGTTAGGCATGGCGCGCACGCACGTGCACGACGATCACGCGATGATCGTCCCCGGGCGCACGAGTGCCTACGAGGCCGGTCCTGGCGGGTGGAAGATCAGCATCCCTTCGTTCGATACACACGGCGCCACCTCGCTCTTCACCACGGTCGGCGACCTCCTCAAGTGGCAGCACAACTTCGAGGCGATGACGGTAGGGACGTCGGCGCTCATGAAGGATGCGCTCACCTCGGCGGTGCTCAACAACGGGAAGCCGGCCAACTACGGCTTCGGCATCTCGATCGAGAAGTTTCGCGGGACCGAGGCCTTCGGCCATGGTGGGGCCGATGCCGGCTATCGTGCCGACATCGTGCGCTTCCCGCAGCACCACCTCGAGGTCGCCGTCGCGTGCAACTTCGCGGAGGCCACCCCCAACGTCCATTCGCGCGCGGTGGCGGGCGTCGTGCTCGAGGGAAAGCTCGACCCGGCCCCGGTCGCGGCGGCGGTGGCGGGCAAGCCGGTCGCCCTGAGTGCGTCGCGCTTGGCGCAGCTGGCGGGGACCTACAAGGCCCGCACCAACGACCAGGTGCTGCTCCTCTCGGCCAAGGAGGGGACGCTCGTCATCGACAACTACGGGATCCCCATGCAGCCGGTCGATGACCGCCACTTCACCGTCTTCGCGACGCCGGTGGAGTTCACCGGCGAGGCGAACGCCATCCCCACGGGGATGGAGGTCGCAGCGCTCGGGGCATCGATGGTGCGCATGCCCGCCTTCAGCCCCCGCGCCGCCGGGCTCGCGCAGTACGTCGGCGAGTACTGGAGCGACGAGTTGCGCGTCTCCTATCGCGTGTCGCTCAAGGATTCCACGCTCGTCCTGCATCCGTTCAAGCAGTCGTCCCAGCCACTGCGCCCCGCTTTTGCCGACGCCTTCGTGAGCGGCCAGGCAGGGACGGTGCGCTTCACCCGCACCAAGGGAGTCGTCACCGGCTTTCGACTCACCGGCGGTCGCACGCGCAACATGGCCTTCGTGAAGTCGCGCGCGGCGCGTTAG
- a CDS encoding DUF2911 domain-containing protein: protein MRPLSLLLLLAAPAVASAQSASLAYRLGKDTLAIEQFTRTATGMTGEMVQRSGAAVVRVAYTVTLGKDGRPTAVTLARMQGDGSAIPGAPREYHFSLGADSVVREVVFADSTQRRAFAAKRALVNFPTFVYAPTELLAMQRKGGASDSIPALGLAGGPGFSGLQALGGDSLRLRGSGYAMVLRFDANHRLQSLDGRGTTNKVIAERGAGGLDIAAIARGMKPTGVLSLREDVRAAFGPGGMVIVDYGRPHVRERSVWGGVLVPFDSVWRAGANDATHLFTTRVLTLGTMTLAPGMYTLWVQHTRQGTFLIVNRQTGQWGTQYDASQDVGRVEMQSAAAPGFVEELTITLRATGPARGALELAWGDRVMSVPFGVGAAR from the coding sequence ATGCGCCCGCTCTCACTGCTCCTGCTCCTTGCCGCACCCGCCGTCGCCTCCGCGCAGAGCGCCTCGCTCGCCTACCGGCTCGGCAAGGACACACTGGCCATCGAGCAGTTCACGCGGACCGCGACCGGGATGACCGGGGAGATGGTGCAGCGCTCGGGTGCGGCGGTCGTGCGCGTGGCGTACACGGTGACACTCGGCAAGGACGGGCGACCGACGGCGGTGACGCTTGCGCGCATGCAAGGCGATGGCAGTGCCATTCCCGGCGCCCCACGCGAGTATCACTTCTCGTTAGGGGCCGACTCGGTGGTGCGCGAGGTCGTCTTTGCCGACAGCACGCAGCGCCGCGCCTTCGCGGCCAAGCGGGCCCTGGTCAACTTCCCGACCTTTGTCTACGCGCCCACCGAGCTGCTGGCGATGCAACGGAAGGGCGGGGCCTCGGACTCGATCCCGGCACTGGGGCTGGCCGGTGGGCCTGGTTTCTCCGGGCTGCAGGCGCTGGGGGGCGACTCGCTGCGGCTGCGCGGCAGCGGGTACGCGATGGTACTGCGCTTCGACGCCAACCATCGCCTGCAGTCGCTTGATGGGCGCGGGACGACGAACAAGGTCATCGCCGAGCGTGGGGCGGGCGGGTTGGACATCGCGGCGATCGCCAGGGGGATGAAGCCGACTGGCGTGCTCTCGCTGCGCGAGGACGTGCGCGCCGCCTTTGGCCCCGGTGGGATGGTGATCGTCGACTACGGCCGGCCACATGTGCGTGAGCGCTCGGTGTGGGGCGGGGTGCTCGTCCCGTTCGACTCCGTGTGGCGCGCCGGGGCGAACGATGCCACGCACCTCTTCACCACGCGTGTGCTCACACTGGGGACGATGACGCTCGCCCCCGGGATGTACACGCTCTGGGTGCAGCATACGCGCCAGGGGACCTTCCTCATCGTCAACCGCCAGACCGGACAGTGGGGGACGCAATACGACGCGAGCCAGGATGTGGGGCGTGTGGAGATGCAGTCGGCCGCGGCACCAGGCTTTGTCGAGGAGCTGACGATCACGCTACGTGCGACAGGGCCGGCGCGCGGGGCGCTCGAGTTGGCATGGGGCGACCGGGTGATGTCGGTGCCGTTCGGTGTGGGGGCGGCGCGGTAG